One Podarcis muralis chromosome 1, rPodMur119.hap1.1, whole genome shotgun sequence genomic window carries:
- the LOC114584175 gene encoding olfactory receptor 10W1-like, with product MLQGNCTAVLDFMLLAFPTQPECQILLFLGISVIYAAIITGNVLIMVAIWGNPHLHTPMYFFLGNLSVVELCYTAAVVPQMLLTSLQERKSITFRSCCAQMFFFIGLGSADCFLLAIMAYDRYVAICKPLYYTLIMTQQLCIQLVAASLLIGFLISFILVWLVFHLPFCGEHGIEHFFCDVPPVSKLTSNKTKLDEAGVFLSGITAIAVPFILICASYLFIAVTVLRIHSADSRRKTISTCSSHLAVVALQYGCCSFMYLRPSSSFSPKQDQMLSMVYTLGTPLLNPIIYSLRNREMKVALRKVIRHRIFQRESECH from the coding sequence ATGCTCCAGGGGAACTGCACTGCAGTGCTGGACTTCATGCTGTTGGCTTTCCCCACCCAGCCAGAGTGTCAGATCTTACTTTTCCTGGGCATCAGTGTGATCTATGCTGCCATAATCACAGGTAACGTCCTCATTATGGTAGCTATCTGGGGCAACCCTCACCTACAcactcccatgtacttcttcctgggGAATCTCTCTGTGGTTGAGCTTTGCTACACAGCAGCTGTAGTCCCACAGATGCTGCTGACCAGCTTGCAGGAGAGGAAGTCCATCACTTTTAGAAGTTGCTGTGCTCAGATGTTCTTCTTCATTGGACTGGGCAGTGCCGACTGCTTCTTACTGGCCATCATGGCATATGACCGCTATGTAGCCATTTGCAAACCCTTGTACTATACCCTCATCATGACGCAGCAGCTGTGCATTCAGCTAGTGGCTGCCTCCCTGCTGATTGGTTTCTTGATTTCATTCATTCTGGTGTGGCTGGTCTTCCACCTCCCCTTCTGTGGCGAGCATGGAATTGAACACTTCTTCTGCGATGTGCCACCTGTATCAAAGCTCACCAGTAACAAGACCAAGCTCGATGAGGCTGGGGTGTTCCTCAGTGGGATAACGGCCATCGCTGTACCCTTCATATTGATCTGCGCCTCTTACCTTTTCATCGCTGTTACAGTGCTGCGGATCCATTCTGCAGACAGTCGCCGAAAAACCATCTCCACTTGCTCCTCCCACTTAGCTGTGGTGGCCCTGCAGTACGGTTGCTGCAGCTTCATGTACCTGCGCCCAAGCTCCAGCTTTTCTCCAAAGCAGGACCAGATGCTATCAATGGTGTACACTCTGGGTACACCGCTACTTAACCCCATCATATACAGCCTGAGGAACAGAGAGATGAAAGTAGCCCTGAGGAAAGTCATCAGACACCGAATCTTCCAAAGGGAATCTGAATGCCACTAA
- the LOC114584182 gene encoding extracellular calcium-sensing receptor-like has protein sequence MTSPESEPIAQVLSLYRVPQISHGSQDPKFSDHFRFPSFLRTVPSSSHQPSMLCQLLQHFNWTWVGVVSFGSDAAQMETVLKKELGQKGGCLALSKIIHDPYSRLEMSAAARDIGNSLASVFVCHCYNIHFQLLAGALQAQNVTGKTWILTTSLAVIPEMFTKEALQLLNGSLDLRIHSDKISGFDHFLTTLSPAAYPNSHLVKVLWQNLFDCVWPGLEKTDGKNTPRLCTGVEQVGASHLLLFNLENWAATYQAYLAARAFITAYHNMISCICDKGPFTQGRCATTKHFQPWQVHHYLKDINFTTSSDEIFFKNGEIPATFDIMNLQILSNGSYRAVKVGVLRSRPQLRKELLIHDNAIRWAGGLAQVPRSICSESCLPGYRKLPLQGKPHCCYSCLQCPHGQFASGTDSATCWECLPGQWPNEQQDRCIPTIVDFLSYTEALGVLLATCSSLFFLLSLSVLGIFLQHHNTPVVKANNRKLSYLLLTSLAICFLCPLMYLGHPSQLTCSFRQAAFGLVFAICLSATLAKTVTVVMAFGASKPGSCLQKWVGYKLPGTITLGCSLVQAAVCVCWITVCPPFPSQNPLDGGPLVTLECDKGSVEFFYTMLGYLGFLATISLGVAFPARRLPTAFNEAQHIAISMLVFTFVWVSFVPSYLSATGKYTVAVEIFAILASGAGLLACLFFPKCYIIILHPEKNNRDHLMGRQLPRKGGFAYAP, from the exons ATGACTTCCCCAGAGTCAGAGCCCATAGCACAAGTGCTTTCCCTCTACAGAGTCCCTCAG ATCAGCCATGGTTCTCAAGATCCCAAGTTTTCTGACCACTTCCGTTTCCCATCATTCCTTCGCACCGTGCCTTCCAGCAGCCACCAGCCCTCTATGCTCTGCCAGCTTCTGCAGCACTTCAACTGGACATGGGTGGGGGTGGTGAGTTTTGGCAGCGATGCTGCTCAGATGGAGACCGTTTTGAAGAAGGAATTGGGCCAGAAGGGGGGCTGCCTTGCCCTGTCCAAAATAATCCATGACCCCTATTCCCGGCTGGAGATGAGTGCAGCTGCTAGGGACATTGGGAACTCACTAGCAAGTGTTTTCGTGTGCCACTGCTACAACATCCACTTCCAGCTGCTTGCCGGGGCTCTACAAGCACAAAATGTTACCGGTAAGACGTGGATCTTGACAACGAGCCTTGCTGTGATCCCAGAGATGTTCACCAAGGAGGCGTTACAGCTCCTGAATGGGAGCCTGGATCTGAGGATTCATTCGGATAAAATATCAGGTTTCGATCATTTCCTGACCACGCTTAGCCCTGCTGCTTATCCCAACAGCCATTTGGTGAAAGTGCTCTGGCAAAATCTGTTTGACTGTGTTTGGCCAGGTTTAGAAAAAACCGATGGAAAAAACACACCCCGACTCTGCACTGGGGTAGAGCAGGTGGGTGCCAGCCACTTGCTCCTCTTCAATCTAGAGAACTGGGCTGCCACATATCAGGCCTATCTTGCAGCGAGGGCCTTCATCACAGCCTACCACAACATGATCTCCTGCATATGTGACAAAGGGCCCTTCACCCAGGGAAGGTGTGCCACAACGAAGCATTTCCAGCCATGGCAA GTCCATCATTACCTAAAGGATATCAACTTTACCACTTCATCAGATGAGATTTTTTTCAAGAACGGCGAGATTCCGGCTACATTTGATATTATGAACTTGCAGATTTTGTCCAATGGCTCTTACAGGGCTGTAAAAGTTGGAGTTCTTCGTTCCAGACCTCAGCTGAGGAAAGAGCTTCTGATTCATGACAATGCCATTAGGTGGGCAGGGGGCCTTGCTCAG GTGCCTCGTTCAATCTGTTCAGAAAGCTGCCTGCCtggatataggaagctgcccttgCAGGGGAAGCCACACTGCTGCTACAGCTGTCTGCAGTGCCCCCATGGTCAGTTTGCCAGTGGGACAG ACAGTGCCACCTGTTGGGAGTGCCTTCCAGGACAATGGCCCAATGAGCAGCAAGACAGATGCATCCCAACCATCGTTGACTTCTTGTCCTACACGGAAGCTTTGGGTGTGTTGCTGGCAACCTGCAGTTccctgttcttcttgctctcgcTGTCAGTCTTGGGTATCTTCTTACAGCATCACAACACCCCAGTTGTCAAGGCCAACAACCGCAAACTCAGCTACCTCCTCTTGACCTCCCTGGCTATCTGCTTCCTCTGCCCTCTGATGTACCTTGGGCACCCATCCCAGCTCACTTGTTCCTTCCGCCAGGCTGCCTTTGGCCTGGTCTTTGCCATTTGCCTCTCTGCAACCCTGGCCAAGACGGTGACTGTGGTGATGGCCTTTGGAGCTTCTAAGCCTGGCAGCTGCCTCCAGAAGTGGGTGGGTTACAAGCTCCCTGGCACtatcactctgggctgctcccttGTCCAAGCTGCTGTATGTGTCTGCTGGATAACGGTTTGCCCCCCGTTCCCATCACAGAACCCACTAGATGGGGGGCCTCTTGTGACCCTGGAGTGTGACAAAGGCTCAGTTGAGTTTTTCTACACCATGCTGGGGTACCTGGGCTTTCTAGCCACCATCAGCTTAGGGGTGGCCTTCCCAGCCCGCCGGCTGCCAACAGCTTTCAATGAGGCCCAGCACATTGCcatcagcatgctggtcttcacTTTCGTCTGGGTCTCCTTTGTGCCCTCCTATCTCAGTGCCACAGGGAAGTACacagtggctgtggagatcttcgccatcctggcttctggagCTGGTTTGCTGGCTTGCCTCTTCTTccccaaatgctacatcattATCTTGCACCCTGAGAAGAATAACAGGGACCACCTTATGGGCAGACAACTTCCACGCAAAGGAGGCTTTGCTTATGCTCCATGA
- the OR6Q1 gene encoding olfactory receptor 6Q1, whose product MQPQHENWTLVEEFVLVGFTGINEGRLPLFAFFLVMYLLTLTENAILVLLVATERRLHTPMYFFLLHLSCLDMWYTSLTVPKMLASFGSPGGRIISYSACLAQLYLFTFLGSTECFLLAAMAYDRYVAICVPLRYQEMVGRDACMLLAAGSWLVGFLTPALPIYFMSQLTFCGPNVIDHFFCDASPLIVLSCTDVSLKETVDFLVSLMVLLVSSVVIVVSYVRIISAVLKIHSVGGRRRAFSTCTAHLTVVSIFYGTLFFMYVRTKVASSINLNKVVSVFYAIVTPVLNPLIYSLRNAEVKGALYRVISKTKQLAT is encoded by the coding sequence ATGCAGCCTCAACATGAGAACTGGACCCTTGTGGAAGAGTTTGTCTTGGTGGGCTTCACAGGCATCAACGAGGGGCGCCTGCCTCTTTTTGCCTTCTTCCTGGTCATGTATTTGCTGACCCTGACCGAAAATGCCATCCTGGTCCTGCTGGTGGCAACAGAAAGGCGCTTGCACacccccatgtatttcttcctcctccacctttcATGCCTGGACATGTGGTACACCTCCCTCACTGTGCCCAAGATGCTGGCCAGCTTTGGATCTCCTGGTGGTAGAATTATCTCCTATTCTGCCTGCTTGGCCCAACTTTACCTCTTCACCTTCTTGGGCAGCACTGAGTGCTTCTTGCTGGCAGCCATGGCCTATGACCGCTATGTGGCTATTTGTGTGCCTCTGCGTTACCAGGAGATGGTAGGCCGAGATGCTTGCatgcttctggctgctggctCGTGGCTAGTGGGGTTCCTCACCCCAGCACTGCCCATCTACTTCATGTCCCAGTTGACTTTCTGCGGCCCCAATGTTATAGACCACTTCTTCTGTGATGCTTCTCCACTCATTGTCCTCTCATGCACTGATGTCTCCCTGAAGGAGACGGTTGACTTCCTGGTCTCGCTGATGGTGCTCCTGGTTTCCTCTGTTGTCATTGTAGTATCGTATGTCCGCATTATCTCCGCAGTGCTGAAGATTCATTCCGTCGGAGGGCGCCGCCGTGCCTTTTCCACCTGTACTGCCCACCTGACAGTGGTGTCCATCTTCTATGGGACACTCTTCTTCATGTATGTACGTACTAAGGTGGCCTCATCGATCAACCTCAACAAGGTGGTGTCAGTATTTTATGCAATAGTCACCCCTGTGCTCAACCCCCTCATCTATAGCCTACGGAATGCAGAGGTGAAGGGGGCCTTATACAGGGTTATTTCCAAGACAAAGCAGCTTGCAACCTGA
- the LOC114585170 gene encoding olfactory receptor 11L1-like: MALFKPKIMKVDSDVLDLVIRTANVGIFHLVCLYHQHIFVCFSPPPPVFDAGCTCNTKTMLNNTSAPEFILLGFSGFQEFQILLFFSFLVVYLFILLGNALIILLSNMDVALHVPMYFFLSNFSFLEMCYTSVTVPRLLGDFLTGPQAISLQACITQMYFFFSLGTTEFFLLAIMAYDRYLAICQPLQYPVLMNSSVCACLACSCWLGGFLTPFLPIAFISQLPFNGSNQINHFFCDTSPLINLSTGDTFMADTMVFLVSAVIVLVSFLLTLTSYALIVSTILDLPSASGRHKTFSTCASHLTVVTIFYSTVIFMYLCPHSGQTSELEKVVSVFYTVITPVLNPIIYTLRNKDVKKALGKVLSRVKNTCLKNTQRTALIVLS; the protein is encoded by the coding sequence ATGGCTTTGTTCAAACCAAAGATAATGAAAGTGGACTCAGATGTCCTTGATCTGGTCATTAGAACAGCAAATGTTGGGATTTTCCATTTGGTATGTCTTTATCACCAACACATCTttgtctgtttctctccccctcctcctgtttTTGATGCTGGCTGTACATGCAACACCAAGACTATGCTGAACAACACCTCAGCCCCTGAATTCATCCTACTGGGCTTCTCtggattccaggagttccagatCCTGTTGTTCTTCAGTTTCTTGGTAGTCTACCTCTTCATTCTCCTTGGCAATGCCTTGATCATTCTCCTCTCAAATATGGATGTGGCTCTACATgtccccatgtacttcttcctgagCAATTTCTCATTCCTAGAGATGTGCTACACCTCAGTCACAGTTCCCCGGCTGCTGGGGGACTTTCTCACTGGCCCCCAAGCCATCTCCTTGCAGGCTTGCATCACCCAGATGTATTTCTTCTTCTCGCTTGGTACCACAGAATTTTTCCTCTTGGCTATTATGGCCTATGACAGGTATTTAGCCATCTGCCAGCCACTGCAGTATCCTGTGCTCATGAACAGCTCTGTCTGTGCTTGCCTAGCCTGCAGTTGCTGGCTGGGGGGCTTCCTGACCCCCTTCTTGCCCATAGCCTTCATCTCCCAGCTCCCCTTCAATGGCAGCAACCAGATCAACCACTTCTTCTGTGACACGAGCCCCTTAATTAACTTATCGACTGGAGACACCTTCATGGCTGACACAATGGTCTTTCTTGTCTCTGCAGTGATTGTGCTTGTGTCCTTTCTCCTGACTTTGACTTCTTATGCCCTGATTGTTTCTACCATCTTGGATCTCCCATCTGCTTCTGGAAGGCACAAGACCTTTTCCACATGTGCCAGCCATCTCACGGTGGTCACCATCTTCTACAGCACTGTCATCTTCATGTACCTCTGTCCACATTCCGGTCAGACTTCTGAACTGGAAAAAGTGGTATCTGTGTTCTATACTGTCATCACCCCAGTGCTGAATCCCATCATCTATACCCTCAGGAACAAAGATGTGAAAAAAGCCTTGGGAAAGGTCCTCAGCCGAGTAAAGAACACGTGTCTGAAGAACACACAGAGAACTGCCCTTATTGTATTGTCATGA